From Thiohalorhabdus denitrificans, the proteins below share one genomic window:
- the gspM gene encoding type II secretion system protein GspM encodes MLREWWRERPPRERAVLAGGGAALLLVLAYLLIEPHLAERQRLAREIPELREDLSWMREHVAEVKRLGGESAGPASGSVEGERSFGPALVEDSLRGAGLADEVETLRSSGDEGVQVAFTRVAFPELAGWLGDLRQRSGAKVRTARIQRNEEQEGVVEAELTLVPGEEP; translated from the coding sequence GTGCTCCGGGAATGGTGGCGGGAGCGCCCCCCCAGGGAACGGGCCGTACTTGCCGGGGGCGGGGCCGCGCTCTTGCTGGTGCTCGCCTATCTCCTCATCGAGCCCCACCTGGCGGAGCGCCAGCGCCTCGCCCGGGAGATCCCGGAGCTGCGTGAGGATCTGTCCTGGATGCGGGAGCATGTCGCGGAGGTCAAGCGCCTGGGCGGCGAATCCGCCGGCCCCGCCTCCGGTTCGGTGGAAGGGGAGCGCTCCTTCGGGCCGGCGCTGGTGGAGGACTCCCTGCGGGGGGCCGGGCTGGCCGACGAGGTGGAGACCCTGCGCTCCTCCGGGGACGAGGGGGTGCAGGTGGCCTTTACCCGGGTGGCCTTCCCGGAGTTGGCCGGTTGGCTGGGCGACCTCCGACAGCGTTCCGGGGCGAAGGTGCGCACCGCCCGCATCCAACGGAACGAGGAGCAGGAAGGGGTGGTGGAGGCGGAGCTCACCCTCGTCCCGGGAGAGGAGCCGTGA
- the ligA gene encoding NAD-dependent DNA ligase LigA, protein MADRGSDQDDYRRLQDLREQLHYHNYRYYVLDDPEIPDSEYDRLLRELQELEARHPEWVTPDSPTQRVGSAPLDEFPEIRHAVPMLSLQNAFSDQEAYDFDRRVRDLLETDEAVDYTVEPKLDGLAVSLIYEDGVLLRGGTRGDGYRGEEITSNLRTIRQIPLRLRGSGWPSRLEVRGEVYMSKAGFQRLNERRRERGEAAFANPRNAAAGSLRQLDPRITAERPLEISIYGLGEVDGDIGERHSEVLERLRGWGFPMVREVRAVRGIEACLEAYRGLLDQRHDLAYEIDGVVYKVDRFDYQEELGSIARSPRWALAHKFPALEELTRIRDIEPSVGRTGAVTPIAHLDPVEVAGATVSRASLHNQDEIDRKDVRIGDWVMVRRAGDVIPEVVKVVTDRRPPDARPYRLPDTCPVCGSQVIRPEEEAIARCTGGLSCPAQRLHTILHFASRRAMDIDGLGEKIAQQLIHRDLVHTPVDLYHLTVEDLQGLDRMAEKSATNLVNAIDASRDTTLARFIYALGILLVGEATAQGLASHYGTLDALVSADEEELQEVPDVGPAVASSIVAFLRQPHNQEVIDGLRGELRIEESGQGSTEGPDLSGLRLVLTGTLERWTRDEVRAALESRGARVTGSVSAKTDYVVAGADPGSKRDKAESLGVRILDEEGLERLLHEGAA, encoded by the coding sequence ATGGCCGATCGAGGCAGCGACCAGGACGACTACCGACGTCTCCAGGATCTCCGCGAGCAGCTGCACTACCACAACTACCGGTATTACGTCCTCGACGACCCGGAGATCCCCGACAGCGAGTACGACCGGCTGCTCCGGGAGCTGCAGGAGCTGGAGGCCCGCCATCCGGAGTGGGTGACGCCGGACTCCCCCACGCAGCGGGTGGGCTCGGCCCCGCTGGACGAGTTCCCCGAAATCCGGCACGCGGTCCCCATGCTGTCGCTGCAGAACGCCTTCAGCGACCAGGAGGCCTACGACTTCGACCGCCGGGTCCGCGACCTGCTGGAGACCGACGAGGCCGTGGACTACACGGTGGAGCCCAAGCTGGACGGCCTGGCCGTCTCCCTGATCTACGAGGACGGCGTCCTCCTGCGCGGCGGCACCCGCGGCGATGGCTACCGCGGGGAGGAGATCACCTCCAACCTGCGCACCATCCGCCAGATCCCCCTGCGCCTGCGCGGCTCCGGCTGGCCGTCCCGGCTGGAGGTGCGCGGTGAGGTGTATATGAGCAAGGCCGGCTTCCAGCGCCTCAACGAGCGCCGCCGGGAACGGGGCGAGGCCGCCTTCGCCAATCCCCGCAACGCCGCCGCCGGCAGCCTGCGCCAGCTCGATCCGCGCATCACCGCCGAGCGCCCATTGGAGATCTCCATCTACGGCCTCGGCGAGGTGGACGGCGACATCGGAGAGCGCCACAGCGAGGTGCTGGAGCGGCTGCGCGGCTGGGGATTCCCCATGGTCCGGGAGGTGCGCGCCGTCCGGGGCATCGAGGCCTGCCTGGAGGCCTACCGGGGCCTCCTCGACCAGCGCCATGACCTGGCCTACGAGATCGACGGGGTGGTCTACAAGGTGGACCGCTTCGATTACCAGGAGGAGCTGGGCAGCATCGCCCGCTCGCCGCGCTGGGCGCTGGCCCACAAGTTCCCCGCCCTGGAGGAGCTGACCCGGATCCGCGACATCGAGCCCTCCGTGGGCCGCACCGGGGCAGTGACCCCCATCGCCCACCTGGACCCCGTGGAGGTGGCCGGGGCCACGGTCTCCCGGGCCTCCCTGCACAACCAGGACGAGATCGACCGCAAGGACGTCCGCATTGGCGACTGGGTGATGGTCCGCCGCGCCGGGGACGTGATTCCCGAGGTGGTCAAGGTGGTCACCGACCGCCGCCCCCCCGACGCCAGGCCCTACCGCCTCCCCGACACCTGCCCCGTGTGCGGCTCCCAGGTGATCCGCCCGGAGGAAGAGGCCATCGCCCGCTGCACCGGGGGCCTCTCGTGCCCGGCCCAGCGCCTGCACACCATCCTCCACTTCGCCAGCCGCCGGGCCATGGACATCGACGGCCTGGGGGAGAAGATCGCCCAGCAGCTCATCCACCGGGACCTGGTGCACACCCCCGTGGACCTCTACCACCTGACGGTGGAGGATCTGCAGGGGCTCGATCGCATGGCGGAGAAGTCCGCCACCAACCTGGTCAACGCCATCGACGCCAGCCGCGACACCACCCTGGCGCGGTTCATCTACGCCCTGGGCATCCTGCTGGTGGGGGAGGCCACGGCCCAGGGGCTGGCCAGCCATTACGGCACCCTGGACGCTTTGGTGTCCGCCGACGAGGAGGAGCTCCAGGAGGTCCCCGACGTCGGCCCGGCGGTGGCGAGCTCCATCGTCGCCTTCCTCCGTCAGCCCCACAACCAGGAGGTCATCGACGGCCTCCGGGGGGAGCTTCGGATCGAGGAGAGCGGCCAGGGTTCTACCGAGGGGCCCGACCTTTCGGGACTCCGCCTGGTGCTGACCGGGACCCTGGAGCGCTGGACCCGGGACGAGGTTCGGGCTGCCCTGGAGTCCCGGGGCGCCCGGGTCACGGGCTCGGTGTCGGCCAAGACCGACTATGTGGTGGCCGGGGCAGACCCGGGTTCCAAGCGGGACAAGGCCGAATCCCTGGGGGTTCGGATCCTGGACGAGGAGGGCCTGGAGCGGCTGCTTCACGAGGGGGCTGCCTGA
- a CDS encoding TIGR04211 family SH3 domain-containing protein, whose amino-acid sequence MLRKTTFLLMLLLAFSAIAAQAETRYVSDQLEITLRRGKSVQHKILASPDSGTPLEVLEVDREAGFSRVRTPSGTEGWVLTRYLMDERPARDRIANMRERMERNQARMEKMEGQREELEALQQENGELKRELEELKETSSNAVALKERAETLERRNQEQAEELKRLQEENRQLQDLSAQTWFTRGAGVVVAGMLVGLILPRIRFRKKRRYEL is encoded by the coding sequence ATGCTACGCAAGACCACATTCCTGCTCATGCTTCTCCTTGCCTTCTCGGCTATCGCTGCCCAGGCGGAGACCCGCTACGTCAGCGACCAGCTGGAGATTACGCTCCGGCGCGGCAAGTCCGTCCAGCACAAGATCCTGGCGTCCCCCGATAGCGGCACCCCGCTGGAAGTCCTGGAGGTGGACCGGGAGGCAGGGTTTTCCCGCGTCCGGACGCCTTCCGGCACGGAAGGCTGGGTCCTGACCCGCTACCTGATGGACGAGCGGCCGGCGCGGGACCGGATCGCCAACATGCGGGAGCGCATGGAACGCAACCAGGCCCGCATGGAAAAGATGGAGGGGCAGCGCGAAGAGCTGGAGGCTCTGCAGCAGGAAAACGGGGAGCTCAAGCGGGAGCTCGAGGAGCTCAAGGAGACAAGCTCCAACGCGGTCGCCCTGAAAGAGCGCGCGGAGACCCTGGAGCGGCGCAACCAGGAGCAGGCCGAGGAGCTCAAGCGGTTGCAGGAAGAGAACAGGCAGCTTCAGGACCTCTCCGCCCAGACCTGGTTCACCCGCGGGGCCGGCGTGGTTGTTGCCGGGATGCTGGTGGGCCTGATCCTGCCGCGCATCCGCTTCCGCAAGAAGCGCCGCTACGAGCTGTAG
- a CDS encoding ABC1 kinase family protein, whose protein sequence is MSRFGFDGLRQINRLREVLGVLARYGFGELVQQLRLGRFLPSWARKGPERARGLTTAERVRRVCEELGPSFIKIGQILSTRPDLLPPDWIEELSNLQGRLPPIEFADIEEELRAAWGDEGWHRLARFDREPMATASIAQVHRGTLDTGEEVAVKVRRPGIQGQVEVDLRILKRLAQLAADHITELAHHDPVQIAEEFSESFRAELDLTQEGRNLERFRENFRNRREVRFPEVHWEYTRETVLVTELIDGPMALTPPEELDELGYDRHRLARVGARAFLKMIIQDGFFHADPHPSNVIFPEPDRVCFIDCGMVGRLRPELREQLLGLLLALIERNSEEAVDAFLSIGRAPADLDRDQLLLHAERFIERYHSVRLENLQLGEILLEFVRLIRAHHITLPPDLALLAKALITVEGLGQVLDPEFDMVSEAEPYLRAVMRARYRPDQMARRMLGRVEAGGAETQAIYRDFRSALRRLGQGTPIQFEFRQLRSLEQELDRASNRIAFALVVAALVIGSAQLVVAGAGPEVYGLPMFGLVGFGVAAFFGLWLIVAISRSGRL, encoded by the coding sequence GTGAGCCGGTTCGGCTTCGACGGGCTCCGGCAGATCAATCGGCTGCGGGAGGTTCTGGGGGTACTCGCCCGCTATGGGTTCGGCGAGCTGGTCCAGCAGCTGCGGCTGGGGCGCTTCCTGCCCTCCTGGGCCCGGAAGGGCCCCGAGCGGGCCCGGGGGCTGACCACCGCCGAACGGGTCCGCCGGGTCTGCGAGGAGCTGGGGCCATCCTTCATCAAGATCGGTCAGATCCTGTCCACCCGTCCGGACCTGCTGCCCCCCGACTGGATCGAAGAGCTCTCCAACCTCCAGGGGCGCCTGCCCCCCATCGAGTTCGCCGACATCGAGGAGGAGCTGCGCGCCGCCTGGGGGGACGAGGGGTGGCACCGGCTGGCCCGCTTCGACCGCGAGCCCATGGCCACCGCCTCCATCGCCCAGGTCCACCGGGGCACCCTGGACACGGGGGAGGAAGTGGCGGTGAAGGTGCGCCGGCCGGGGATCCAGGGGCAGGTGGAGGTGGACCTGCGGATCCTCAAGCGGCTCGCCCAGCTGGCCGCCGACCATATCACCGAGCTGGCCCACCACGATCCGGTGCAGATTGCCGAGGAGTTCTCGGAGAGCTTCCGCGCCGAACTGGATCTCACCCAGGAAGGGCGCAACCTGGAACGGTTCCGGGAGAACTTCCGCAACCGGCGCGAGGTACGGTTCCCCGAGGTGCACTGGGAATACACCCGGGAGACGGTGCTGGTGACCGAGCTCATCGACGGCCCCATGGCCCTCACCCCGCCCGAGGAGCTGGACGAGCTGGGCTACGACCGCCACCGCCTGGCCCGCGTGGGCGCCCGGGCCTTCCTCAAGATGATCATCCAGGACGGCTTCTTCCACGCCGACCCGCACCCGTCCAACGTCATCTTCCCGGAGCCCGACCGAGTCTGCTTCATCGACTGCGGCATGGTGGGCCGGCTTCGGCCCGAGCTGCGCGAGCAGCTCCTGGGCCTCCTGCTCGCCCTCATCGAGCGCAATTCCGAGGAAGCGGTGGACGCCTTCCTCAGCATCGGCCGGGCCCCGGCGGACCTGGACCGGGACCAACTGCTGCTCCATGCCGAGCGCTTCATCGAGCGCTACCACAGCGTGCGGTTGGAGAACCTGCAGCTCGGCGAGATCCTGCTCGAGTTCGTGCGCCTCATCCGGGCGCACCACATCACCCTCCCGCCCGACCTGGCCCTGCTCGCCAAGGCCCTCATCACGGTGGAGGGGCTGGGGCAGGTCCTGGACCCCGAATTCGACATGGTCTCCGAGGCCGAGCCCTACCTGCGGGCGGTGATGCGGGCGCGCTATCGCCCGGACCAGATGGCCAGGCGCATGCTGGGCCGGGTGGAGGCGGGGGGCGCGGAGACCCAGGCGATCTACCGCGATTTCCGCAGCGCCCTGCGCCGGTTGGGGCAGGGCACCCCCATCCAGTTCGAGTTCCGCCAGCTGCGCAGCCTGGAGCAGGAGCTGGACCGGGCCAGCAACCGCATCGCCTTTGCCCTGGTGGTTGCCGCCCTGGTCATCGGCTCCGCCCAGCTGGTGGTGGCGGGAGCGGGCCCGGAGGTCTACGGCCTGCCCATGTTCGGCCTGGTGGGCTTCGGCGTGGCGGCCTTCTTCGGCCTGTGGCTGATCGTGGCCATCTCTCGCTCGGGGCGCCTCTGA
- the gspN gene encoding type II secretion system protein N, which yields MKKRWVRLIGLGVVVYLLALVVQFPASWALHWARGSVPDTVAWEGVEGTVWSPRFQRVAVSLPNGGRLLIGPGEVRMQPGKLLTGELGYTFRAELLGGQVRGRLNHGFGDRWEIPEIQGRLDLANLGEVDPRLAMAEARGGLLFAGQELHGGSLPEGGQVRATLEDLRVGLVPTAGPLGEYALEGEVSGPGRLEGTVETLNGGTLDISGRYRVDLQARTYRFNGEGQAGAEAPEVLRDMLPMLGTVRDGRVTIRQQGRLP from the coding sequence GTGAAAAAACGCTGGGTACGGCTGATCGGCCTGGGGGTGGTGGTCTACCTCCTGGCCCTTGTGGTTCAATTCCCCGCCTCCTGGGCCCTGCACTGGGCCCGCGGCTCGGTCCCGGATACGGTAGCCTGGGAAGGGGTGGAGGGCACCGTCTGGAGCCCCCGTTTCCAGCGCGTCGCCGTCTCCCTGCCCAACGGCGGCCGGCTGCTCATTGGTCCCGGGGAGGTTCGGATGCAGCCCGGCAAGCTCCTGACCGGGGAGCTGGGTTATACCTTTCGCGCCGAGCTTCTCGGCGGCCAGGTGCGGGGTCGGCTGAACCACGGCTTCGGGGACCGCTGGGAAATCCCCGAGATCCAGGGCCGCCTGGACCTGGCCAACCTCGGCGAGGTGGATCCCCGGCTGGCCATGGCCGAGGCCCGGGGTGGGCTGCTCTTCGCCGGCCAGGAACTCCACGGCGGCTCCCTTCCCGAAGGGGGGCAGGTCCGGGCCACCCTGGAAGACCTGCGGGTGGGCCTGGTCCCCACAGCCGGGCCCCTGGGGGAGTACGCCCTGGAGGGTGAGGTCTCGGGGCCCGGCCGGCTGGAGGGTACGGTGGAGACCCTCAACGGGGGCACGCTGGACATCAGCGGCCGCTACCGGGTGGACCTGCAAGCTCGGACCTACCGGTTCAACGGCGAGGGCCAGGCCGGCGCCGAGGCCCCCGAGGTGCTGCGCGACATGCTTCCCATGCTCGGCACCGTGCGCGACGGCCGCGTGACCATCCGGCAGCAGGGCCGCCTCCCGTAG
- a CDS encoding archease translates to MAQSGWSHYEHQADVGIRAFGPTLEETLVQAALGLTAVITEPEAVVPQDPVPIEVSAPDPEFLLVEWLDALVYEMATRSMLFGAFEVSLTEEGLAATAWGEPVDRARHQPAVEVKGATLTDLRVARTEAGTWTAQCVVDV, encoded by the coding sequence ATGGCGCAGTCCGGATGGTCCCACTACGAGCACCAGGCCGATGTGGGGATCCGCGCCTTCGGTCCCACCCTGGAGGAAACCCTGGTCCAGGCCGCCCTGGGCCTGACGGCGGTGATTACCGAGCCCGAGGCGGTGGTCCCCCAGGATCCCGTTCCCATCGAGGTGTCCGCCCCCGATCCCGAATTCCTCCTGGTGGAGTGGCTCGACGCCCTCGTCTACGAGATGGCCACCCGTTCCATGCTGTTCGGGGCCTTCGAGGTGTCCCTGACGGAGGAGGGCCTGGCCGCCACGGCCTGGGGCGAGCCCGTGGACCGGGCGCGCCACCAGCCCGCCGTGGAGGTGAAGGGGGCGACCCTCACCGACCTGCGGGTAGCCCGAACGGAGGCCGGCACCTGGACGGCCCAGTGCGTGGTGGACGTCTAG
- the gspL gene encoding type II secretion system protein GspL, translated as MALRGEYWWVRLRPDGLDWARCMSGESTPRQEGRCVDWSELPAPAGARLMLCVPGERVRVHRVHLPAGSRRRQRAILPYALEEQLLRDPGEYHFVPLPRPKSQPDTPVAVVERELMDQWLDGLEENGWRPRVLVPEFLAVPPPPPGTWFLDAAESPFLLRLPSGGGGAALPGTLGSQPPGSLLLALEQARVAPAILRVRVADEEQRARVAEWSAWLEPRELDLEIQEDSRARSAWLARQEQPRAGCNLLTGPYASREDPRVWGRRLAPAAGLALGLLVVAGIQWALEGQRISAEHARLEAAIEDTYREAFPDARNLVDPRYQMEQALERLRRRGQDTEESDGFLERIARLAPRLTEAGEDAEVESLAYERGELTLEVSMADYEALERLQRRLGENGSVEVENAEMQDGRVNASLRLREEG; from the coding sequence GTGGCGTTACGTGGAGAGTACTGGTGGGTCCGCCTGCGGCCGGACGGCCTGGACTGGGCCCGCTGCATGAGCGGCGAGAGCACACCCCGGCAGGAAGGGCGGTGCGTGGATTGGTCGGAGCTCCCCGCTCCGGCCGGGGCCCGCCTCATGCTCTGCGTGCCCGGCGAGCGTGTCCGGGTCCACCGGGTACACCTTCCGGCCGGGAGCCGCCGCCGTCAGCGGGCCATCCTCCCCTACGCCCTGGAGGAGCAGCTGCTCCGGGATCCGGGCGAATACCACTTCGTTCCCCTGCCGCGCCCCAAGAGCCAGCCGGATACACCCGTCGCCGTGGTGGAGCGGGAGCTCATGGACCAATGGCTGGACGGGCTGGAGGAGAACGGCTGGCGGCCCCGGGTCCTGGTGCCCGAATTTCTGGCCGTGCCCCCGCCGCCCCCTGGGACCTGGTTCCTGGATGCGGCCGAATCGCCGTTCCTCCTGCGCCTCCCCAGTGGGGGCGGGGGCGCCGCCCTGCCCGGCACCCTCGGCAGCCAGCCCCCGGGCTCCCTTCTGCTGGCCCTGGAGCAGGCTCGCGTGGCGCCGGCCATCCTCCGGGTGCGGGTCGCGGATGAGGAACAGCGGGCCCGGGTGGCCGAGTGGTCCGCATGGCTGGAGCCCCGGGAGCTGGATCTGGAGATCCAGGAGGACAGCCGGGCGCGTTCCGCTTGGCTGGCCCGCCAGGAGCAGCCCCGTGCGGGCTGCAACCTGCTCACCGGGCCCTACGCCTCCCGCGAGGATCCGCGGGTGTGGGGGCGCCGCCTGGCCCCGGCCGCCGGCCTGGCGCTTGGTTTGCTGGTGGTGGCCGGCATCCAGTGGGCTCTGGAGGGCCAGCGCATCAGCGCCGAGCACGCCCGCCTGGAAGCGGCCATCGAGGACACCTACCGGGAGGCCTTTCCCGACGCCCGCAATCTGGTGGATCCGCGCTACCAGATGGAGCAGGCCCTGGAACGGCTCCGCCGGCGCGGGCAGGACACGGAGGAGTCCGACGGGTTCCTGGAGCGGATAGCGCGGCTCGCCCCCCGGCTTACGGAGGCGGGGGAGGACGCGGAGGTGGAGTCCCTCGCCTATGAGCGCGGCGAGCTGACCCTGGAGGTCAGCATGGCCGATTACGAGGCCCTGGAGCGATTGCAACGGCGCCTGGGAGAGAACGGCAGCGTGGAAGTGGAAAATGCGGAAATGCAGGACGGCCGGGTGAACGCCAGCCTCCGCCTCCGGGAGGAGGGCTGA
- the mutS gene encoding DNA mismatch repair protein MutS: protein MTQANAHTPMVQQYLRIKAEYPDILLFYRMGDFYELFFEDAQRAAGLLDITLTQRGESGGQAIPMAGVPVHNLEPYLARLVKAGESVAICEQMGDPNAAKGPVERKVVRVVTPGTLTESHLLEERANNFLAAVVPGPQGDRWGLAALDLSTARFTVTELDSEESLGGEVTRLDPAEILLPEGHALPESVGPPYRDRAQPRPTWGFQEDTAREYLTEQFGTRDLSAFDCEGLSAGLPAAGALLIYARETQKGLLPHVRTLERERTAETVVMDAATRRNLEIDRTLSGEGDTHLVGVIDRTVTPMGARLLRHWLNRPLRDMEALRRRHQAVGSLLDRGRFLEVREILDRAGDMERILTRVGLGSANPRDLKKLGETLAVVPALREVLESHDSPRLAELAEALPPQPEWVGHLQRALVDQPPATVRDGGFIRPGFDAELDQLKDVGDNAGDYLVRLEAEEREATGIDTLKVAYNKVHGYYIEVSKSRLGQVPERFIRKQTLKNAERFVTPELKRFEEQALSAAERALAREKALFEELVESLRADLPALQPLAQAIAEADVLACFAERAEALDYVQPEWTEDRSLTIREGRHPVVEAASSDPFVPNDLILNNRRRMLLITGPNMGGKSTYMRQVALITLLAHAGSYVPAAEARLRPVDRIFTRIGARDDLASGRSTFMVEMTETANILHNAGPDSLVLMDEIGRGTSTFDGLALAWASAERLAEHNRSWALFATHYFELTDLADRLSGVANVHVSAREHGDRVIFLHTVRDGAADRSYGLQVGSLAGLPAPVIERARDLLEELESGAVTPTHEPGDPQPAPQLDLFGSAADPLVERLRETDPDSLTPRQALELLYELQGLASARKS, encoded by the coding sequence ATGACCCAGGCCAACGCCCACACCCCCATGGTCCAGCAATATCTCCGCATCAAGGCGGAATACCCGGACATCCTGCTGTTCTACCGCATGGGGGACTTCTACGAGCTCTTCTTCGAGGACGCGCAGCGCGCCGCGGGGCTGCTGGACATCACCCTCACCCAGCGTGGCGAGAGCGGCGGCCAGGCCATCCCCATGGCCGGGGTCCCGGTACACAACCTGGAGCCCTACCTGGCGCGGCTGGTGAAGGCGGGAGAATCGGTGGCCATCTGCGAGCAGATGGGCGACCCCAACGCCGCCAAGGGGCCGGTGGAGCGCAAGGTGGTCCGGGTGGTTACCCCCGGCACCCTCACCGAATCCCACCTGCTGGAGGAGCGGGCCAACAACTTCCTGGCCGCGGTGGTACCCGGGCCGCAGGGGGACCGTTGGGGCCTGGCCGCCCTGGACCTGTCCACGGCGCGGTTCACGGTAACGGAACTGGACTCGGAGGAGTCCCTGGGCGGTGAGGTGACGCGCCTCGACCCTGCGGAGATCCTCCTCCCCGAGGGCCACGCCCTCCCGGAGAGCGTGGGCCCGCCCTACCGGGACCGGGCCCAGCCGCGCCCCACCTGGGGCTTCCAGGAGGACACCGCCCGTGAGTACCTCACCGAGCAGTTCGGCACCCGGGACCTTTCGGCCTTCGACTGCGAGGGCCTTTCCGCCGGCCTCCCCGCGGCGGGGGCCCTGCTGATCTACGCCCGGGAGACGCAGAAGGGCCTGCTGCCCCACGTGCGCACCCTGGAGCGCGAGCGCACGGCGGAGACGGTGGTCATGGACGCCGCGACCCGCCGCAACCTGGAGATCGACCGCACCCTCTCCGGAGAGGGCGACACCCACCTGGTGGGCGTCATCGACCGTACGGTGACCCCCATGGGAGCGCGGCTCCTGCGTCACTGGCTGAACCGGCCCCTGCGCGACATGGAGGCCCTCCGCCGGCGCCACCAGGCGGTGGGCTCCCTGCTGGACCGCGGCCGGTTCCTGGAGGTGCGCGAGATCCTGGACCGCGCCGGGGACATGGAACGGATCCTGACCCGGGTCGGCCTGGGCTCGGCCAATCCGCGGGACCTCAAGAAGCTAGGCGAGACCCTGGCGGTAGTCCCCGCGCTGCGCGAGGTCCTGGAGTCCCACGACAGCCCCCGGCTCGCGGAGCTGGCGGAGGCCTTGCCCCCGCAACCGGAATGGGTGGGCCACCTCCAGCGCGCCCTGGTGGATCAGCCTCCGGCCACGGTGCGCGACGGCGGCTTCATCCGGCCCGGCTTCGACGCCGAGCTGGACCAGCTCAAGGACGTGGGCGACAACGCCGGCGACTACCTGGTTCGCCTGGAGGCCGAGGAGCGGGAGGCCACCGGCATCGACACCCTCAAGGTGGCCTACAACAAGGTGCACGGCTACTACATCGAGGTGTCCAAGTCGCGCCTGGGCCAGGTCCCGGAGCGCTTCATCCGCAAGCAGACCCTCAAGAACGCCGAGCGCTTCGTCACCCCCGAGCTCAAGCGCTTCGAGGAGCAGGCCCTCTCGGCCGCCGAGCGGGCCCTGGCCCGGGAGAAGGCCCTGTTCGAGGAATTGGTGGAGTCCCTCCGGGCCGACCTGCCCGCCCTGCAGCCCCTGGCCCAGGCGATCGCCGAGGCGGACGTGCTCGCCTGCTTCGCCGAGCGGGCCGAGGCCCTGGATTACGTGCAGCCGGAATGGACCGAGGATCGCTCCCTCACCATCCGGGAGGGCCGCCATCCCGTGGTGGAGGCCGCCAGCAGCGATCCCTTCGTGCCCAACGACCTGATCCTCAACAACCGGCGGCGCATGCTGCTCATTACCGGCCCCAACATGGGCGGCAAGTCCACCTACATGCGTCAGGTGGCCCTTATCACCCTGCTCGCCCACGCCGGCAGCTACGTGCCCGCCGCTGAGGCGCGCCTGCGCCCGGTGGACCGCATCTTCACCCGCATCGGCGCCCGCGACGACCTCGCCTCCGGGCGCTCCACATTCATGGTGGAGATGACCGAGACCGCCAACATCCTCCACAACGCCGGTCCCGACTCCCTGGTGCTCATGGACGAGATCGGCCGCGGCACCTCCACCTTCGACGGGCTCGCCCTGGCGTGGGCCAGCGCCGAGCGCCTCGCCGAGCACAACCGCTCCTGGGCCCTGTTCGCCACCCACTACTTCGAGCTCACCGATCTGGCCGACCGGCTCTCCGGGGTGGCCAACGTCCACGTCTCCGCCCGGGAGCACGGCGACCGGGTGATCTTCCTGCACACCGTGCGCGACGGCGCGGCCGACCGCAGCTACGGCCTGCAGGTGGGCTCCCTGGCCGGCCTCCCCGCCCCCGTCATCGAGCGCGCCCGTGACCTCCTGGAAGAGCTGGAGTCGGGGGCCGTCACCCCCACCCACGAGCCCGGAGATCCCCAGCCGGCCCCGCAACTCGATCTGTTCGGCAGCGCCGCGGACCCCCTGGTGGAGCGCCTGCGGGAGACCGATCCCGACAGCCTCACCCCCCGCCAGGCCCTGGAGCTTCTCTACGAGCTCCAGGGCCTGGCGAGCGCCCGGAAGTCCTGA